In Planococcus shixiaomingii, the DNA window TTTGAAAGAAGCGGAAAGCTGTGTCCCTTCTATGGATGGGACACAGCTTTTTTTAAAGAAAACATTCTATTATCATCAGCCAACCTTTATAACGATCTTCCCAAAATGCCTTCTTTTATCCAACTCAACCTCTGCAGTTGCGATGTCTTCCAACAGATAAACCGCATGGACTTGCGGATTGAGTTTTCCTTGCCATACGCACTCGGTCACTTGCAAAAAGTCTTCCCAATTTCCCATAGGTGCTCCGAGCACTTGCCGATGCCATTGATAAATCTCACGGATGCTCATTTCCGGGAAATCTCCGGCGGTGGCTCCGGACAGCACAAGCCTTCCGCCAAAATCCAAGCAGTTCAAACTTTTTCGGAAAGTCGGTTTGCCGACGGAATCAAGAACCAGATTCACGCCTTCGCCGCCCGTCCACTTCATCACGTCCTCTTGCCATTCCGCGTGTGAATCGAACATGGCCACCGCTCCCATATCCAAGCATTTTTGGCGCTTTTCCTCGCTTCCCGCAATGCCGATGACCGTCGCTCCTGCTGCAACAGCAATATCAAGTTGAGCTGAACCCAAGCCGCCAGAAGCACCTATCACCAAAACGGTGTCCGACGGTTTGACTTTCCCGACTGTTACGACACCTCGCCAGGCCGTCGTATAGACGGCAGGAATGGCGGCCGCCACTTCGGACGGGATATGTTCTGGAATCGACACGATGTTTCGCGCCGGCACAACGACATATTCAGCAAGTCCACCCCATAGATGTTCACCGACGATTTTGTAATCGCGGCACATGCTCGGTTCACCCGCTCTGCATGCACGGCACATTCCGCAGCCAAATGACGGATTAACCAATACTCTTTCTCCTATTTGATGCTGGGAAGAATTTCCGCTTTCCCCTGGACCGTAGACAGCCACCCGGCCGACAATATCTACGCCCGATATGTGCGGCAAGGTCAGTTTCGGTACACCGGGCCCTTTCAGTCCTTCCCGGGCAAAAACGTCCAGATGATTTAACGCAGTATGTTCCACTTTGAGCAACACTTCGCCGAAGCCAGGTTTTGGAGTTTCGATTTCTTCTATAGAAAGAACTTCCGGTCCGCCGTGTTCCCGGATCATGACCGCCTTCATTTTATCAGGAACTGTTTTCATTCCATTCGTAGCACCAAAAGCTACTAAATGTTTGTCCATCGTTCTCCTCCTTTTGCTAAAAATTTAATGCCCCAGGTCCAGCACAATTTGTTGATTTTCCAGTACCGCCTTCGCCCCCCGTGATGCCGAAAATTGATAGAGGCGTTCTGCAACCAATTGTTTCTGCTCCTCTGTTCCTTCCACCGCTTCGCCAATATCATCTAACATAGCGGGATACAAAATAACCTTTTCTAACTTCAGCTTTTCTCCAACAGGTGCAAGCACCAGTTCCGCTAAACAGCTTTGGTGGTTTTCCGCAACCATCTCCATCTTGTAAGGAACAGGGAATGGTGAAATATCCAGTCCGGCAGGAAAGAACTCGGGATGGAAAATATAATTGCCTAAGCTGTATAAGATCGGAACTTCTTTTGGCTCACCCTTTTCCGCTTGATAAGTCTCCAGACCATAAGGGGCATGCGAGTGATGGCCGATCACCACATCCACCCCGGCATTGGCCACACGCTGCGCCACAATCTTTTGGTATTCGGCAATCGGATCTTGTGGCACTGAACTCCACTGCGGCGGCACTCCCCAATGCATCGCCAAAATGACAAAATCCGATTTGCTTGCAGCATCTTTTATCGCTTGTTCCAACAAAAGCAGGTCTTCTTCGACCGGTATCGTTTGGATCCAGGGAGGTGTACCCGGCTGTTCATCCAGGATGCTCGAATCGATATGGAACGATGTTTTGATGCGGACGCTTGCAATTCCCGGTCGGTTTTTGATTGCCCGAAACCCAGGCGGAACAGCAGAGGACCAAGAAATAAACGCAATCGTAAAGCCTTCTTTTTCGATAAAGACGGGTTCGGCAGCTTGTTCCAAATCGTTTCCTGCTCCTGTATGGCGGATTCCCGCTTCATCAAGAAACCGGCACGTTTGTTGGAGCCCTTCTATGCCCCAATCCAGCATATGGTTGTTTGCCAGTGAAACGGCTGTTATATGCAGCTCATTTAACCATGAAGCCGTTTCGGCCGGTTGTTTCATGCGGACCATTTTATCTGCCGGCGGTCCGGGAGTTGCCACAATGGGAGCTTCAAGATTCGCCAAGCAAATATCCGCTTGTTCCATCATGCCTTTCCAAATGTCTTTTTTAGGCTTTTGCAAAACGGCGATATCCCCAAGTGCGGCGATTCGTATTTTTTTGCCCATTTCTTGCCTCCTTTATTGCGGCTGTTATTTGATGTGCCAAAAGATCACTTTGCTGCAGGAGTTGAGACTTTGCTTAAAAATGTCCGGACCAATTGCAGATATGCTTCATTTTCTTCGTGCTGGGGTGAATGGCCGCTGTTTTCGAATATCACCAGTTGCGAATTCGGAATTTTTTCGGCAATCAATTCCGAACATTCGACAGGCGTAATCCAGTCGTGCCTGCCGACAGTCACCAAAACCGGAACAGCGATTTTATGCAAATCGTCATCCAAATTAAATTCAGGTTTGTTGTAGCGGAACGCAAAGTTATGCGTTTCATACCGGTAATAAATCGAATCCATCCGCTCCTTCACCGCTTCTTCATCGAATTTCACTGTGTAGAGCGGCTGGATAGCCACAAACATCCTCTTTAGTTCTTCATTGGATTCCACTTTTCCGTCGAACAAGCGCCGAATGCCATCTTCTTCGATTCCTGGCAGGTTGCTGTTTAATGCGCGGTCCACTGAAAGGTGGTCGAAGTTGCTGTTCGATCCCGTGTCCCTAAGCATGACATGGGTGACGTTTTCCGGATAGCGCAGCACATACTCGAGAGTCAAAAACCCGCCATAGGAGCCGCCTAAAATTTTAATGGGGCCGCCAACGATCGTTTTTCTCATTTCCTCAATGTCCGCAGTCCATTGTTCGTGCGTAAAGGGCGGCTTCCCTTCCGATCTTCCGGATCCTCTCATGTCCATGAACACCAGCCGGTACTGGTCTCCTAATGGAGAAAAAGCCTTTATATCCCCTCGGCAGTCGCCAAGCCCTGGAGCCCCGTGAATGAAGAAAATCGTTTCGCCTTCCGGATTGCCATGAATCTCATAGTAAAGCTTGTTGCCGTTGATTGTCGTAAACAAGTCGCATCGCTCCAGTTCAAGTTATTTTTTCACAAATTTCGGGTCGAGGGCATCACGCAGCCCATCACCTAAAAAGTTATAGGCAAGAACCACAATGGTGATGGCAGCTCCAGGCAGAATTCCAAGTACAGGGGCAGTCCAGATGTATTGCTGCGAGTTTTGCAGCATATTGCCCCAAGTGGCTGTCGGCGGCTGAATTCCCAAGCCGAGGTAACTGATGGCGCTTTCGGTCAAAATAGCTGCTGCAATCGTCAATGTCCCAGAAACGATAATCGACGGAACAATTTGAGGAATGATGTACTTGGTTAAAATCCGGAGCGGTGTGGCACCTGACGCGTTGGCTGCTTCGACAAACTCATATTCTTTCCATTTCAATGTTTCGCCGTAAACGACCCGGCCGATTTCCATCCACCCTGCCAACGCAATCACCACCACGACCATTACTGGACTAGTGCCCAGTACAGTTAAGGCAACGAGAATAAAGAAAAAAGTCGGAATCGC includes these proteins:
- a CDS encoding zinc-binding dehydrogenase; translated protein: MDKHLVAFGATNGMKTVPDKMKAVMIREHGGPEVLSIEEIETPKPGFGEVLLKVEHTALNHLDVFAREGLKGPGVPKLTLPHISGVDIVGRVAVYGPGESGNSSQHQIGERVLVNPSFGCGMCRACRAGEPSMCRDYKIVGEHLWGGLAEYVVVPARNIVSIPEHIPSEVAAAIPAVYTTAWRGVVTVGKVKPSDTVLVIGASGGLGSAQLDIAVAAGATVIGIAGSEEKRQKCLDMGAVAMFDSHAEWQEDVMKWTGGEGVNLVLDSVGKPTFRKSLNCLDFGGRLVLSGATAGDFPEMSIREIYQWHRQVLGAPMGNWEDFLQVTECVWQGKLNPQVHAVYLLEDIATAEVELDKRRHFGKIVIKVG
- a CDS encoding CapA family protein, producing MGKKIRIAALGDIAVLQKPKKDIWKGMMEQADICLANLEAPIVATPGPPADKMVRMKQPAETASWLNELHITAVSLANNHMLDWGIEGLQQTCRFLDEAGIRHTGAGNDLEQAAEPVFIEKEGFTIAFISWSSAVPPGFRAIKNRPGIASVRIKTSFHIDSSILDEQPGTPPWIQTIPVEEDLLLLEQAIKDAASKSDFVILAMHWGVPPQWSSVPQDPIAEYQKIVAQRVANAGVDVVIGHHSHAPYGLETYQAEKGEPKEVPILYSLGNYIFHPEFFPAGLDISPFPVPYKMEMVAENHQSCLAELVLAPVGEKLKLEKVILYPAMLDDIGEAVEGTEEQKQLVAERLYQFSASRGAKAVLENQQIVLDLGH
- a CDS encoding alpha/beta fold hydrolase; translated protein: MFTTINGNKLYYEIHGNPEGETIFFIHGAPGLGDCRGDIKAFSPLGDQYRLVFMDMRGSGRSEGKPPFTHEQWTADIEEMRKTIVGGPIKILGGSYGGFLTLEYVLRYPENVTHVMLRDTGSNSNFDHLSVDRALNSNLPGIEEDGIRRLFDGKVESNEELKRMFVAIQPLYTVKFDEEAVKERMDSIYYRYETHNFAFRYNKPEFNLDDDLHKIAVPVLVTVGRHDWITPVECSELIAEKIPNSQLVIFENSGHSPQHEENEAYLQLVRTFLSKVSTPAAK
- a CDS encoding ABC transporter permease, producing the protein MVVSTKPNLTEEIALKPSQGKPSISKALRKNKVAYFSLWFLILIHVAVFLGPLVWTVNPEELQATGSLASWSLQHPFGTDDLGRDVLARMLHGGRVTLIVGLAAMLFSLLIGTVVGACAGFFGKVAESVLMRITEAMMAIPTFFFILVALTVLGTSPVMVVVVIALAGWMEIGRVVYGETLKWKEYEFVEAANASGATPLRILTKYIIPQIVPSIIVSGTLTIAAAILTESAISYLGLGIQPPTATWGNMLQNSQQYIWTAPVLGILPGAAITIVVLAYNFLGDGLRDALDPKFVKK